From the genome of Strongyloides ratti genome assembly S_ratti_ED321, scaffold srae_chrx_scaffold0000007:
TAAGTGTCATCTTATTGaactttttcttatttttaattaaattaaatgctAAATTAATTGGTTTTcacttaaaattttaaattttaacttaaattatttataatgtataaacttttttttctttctatttttcaatattataattatatattatcttcGATTTTCTctaatatatttctaaattatcattaatcaacagtattaaattaatatcatttttaattttttaatatatcaataataaattattaatgacaaatttattagtttattattcattgttttttgaatcttttttaaaattacatacGTAATAAGgctttctaaaaaaattaataaaatttttttaaagttttttacaattaaatagTTAAGACAACTGACAAAGCATtagaaattataataaaattttcaaaaagattaaataaacttttgcaaaaattttttcttttttttaaatttaaaaattagtaatacataaataactaatattacaatataaatgaataaaaataaattttttaaataaaatcatgGAAATTTTaagcaaaatttttttacaatttttttttaaattaaaaatgccAACTTTAccaaaagtaaattttttttctcgaaacttttaataataagattTAGCTTAGAAATTACTTCAAATGAAGAAATTTTTCCAACAAAACAAAATGAAATGTTTAGcttgttgaaaaaaaaactaagaTTCAAAAAGACagcttttatttaaatgtagCAAAAACCAATGCAAAAAAATCAGTTTCagttaaaaacaaattttttgtGCCTACCAATGCCTATTTTTGCTATTTTTTGCAAGTTGATGCtgattcaataaaaaaaatcaatacatagttaatgaaaaattatttttgtggAAATCGACTAAAAAAAAGCAGgcaaaagaaaataaaagcTACCATGCCGATAGAATTTCTGTAGTAAAAAGCGTTGATAAAAACGAAGAAAAGACGTGTTTTTGCTGTTACCGTTAAAAACTAAAACACTTCTGAAcgttataaaataatatgtgaCACATGGCTCCATCATACACACTGACCTATGAAAAGAATATAgtagaataaaaaaagaatttggATTCCAGCATAAAACATGTAAATTACAGTAAAAATCTTAAAGGATACAAAAAGTGGACTGCACAATACTTCATCGAAGGCATTTTGATTGAATATAAGTTATGATTCTAGCCAAAAGACgaacaaaaaaaacatgGATGAAAAACACTGAGAATTTGCCTGGTTTAGGGCAAACAGTAAAAGTCATGGGCAGCTTTTTTTCTATCTTGCGaaagatataatataaataaaaaataatttatatattttttaaaatttttattaaaaaataaatattgaaattattaatttttttttatttttttgttatgctagtataaaattttatgctaaatcattactttattttttaaaaaattttacatatttataatattcaaatttacaaaaaaaagtttctagTACGTACgtagttttaaaaatgagtttgaatataaataatagtacAATAATAAGtcttaagtaaaaaatagtGATTAAATTATGACTTAATTAATTTCACAAATtcacttttttaaatagacaGTAAAGTCATCATGTAATAAAGAATCTCACTTATAAAGTCAAAGTGTTATCacaaatacattaaaaaaaaaaaacaaaaagatgATGCAACATAAATatagttaataattttatactctagaaataataatattcaatatatttatttatactgCGTTCTAATATATgcttaaaaaattgtaaaataaaaaaaaatgtgtaacaataaatacatatgtataataatgcaatttttttttatttttaaaaatttttatcaaaggttggttaatatttttagataagtTGTCAAGAAACGCATTATTTTTgcacattattttaaaagattttaaaattataattaattatagtgatttaaaataattatatttatcacgCTAtccatattatttaaattgtattttcTTTAAGATTTAAACgtttattaacaattaatttgtatttatttatattaattgaaatatgtataatagtatatcatatttttaaataaagattaatatataattttaataaaatttttaagaactttaaattattttaagacaattttaattattcttttcaCAAAAAGAGttatattattcaaatttatatttatgtataaaattgatttaagaagatatgatttttaattattaactttttaactaaaatttgcttttaaataattaaaatctttgtcattcaatttttaatatatttattctttctacatttattataaatttttgcctttatttttcaaaactttgttagattatttaattgcatttcacatatattaataacttatattaatatatactttttaaaagatttgcCATGTATTAAAAGAAGTGTAATTATATCAGCTTTGTTATCTGTACTTTCAATACAccttcattttaaaattaatatttgagATAAATGtctatttttgttttaacagtttaaaaatataatatttcgAAATAGTACTGCTTAAATTATTAACTGAAACAACATTTttgttatcttttaatattttttttaactattttatatactccaaaaattactttatgtTTTTAAACTTGGAACCCTTTTTTTGAtcgttttaaataaaaacaaataaaattttttttaaaaactgtaagaaatttttatttatattgaatacttttaaaaaaaactataatttttttataatatttgtaaatataacacattttaaaaaacatttgagCAACTCGGTACAAGCAATTTTGtaatactatatttttatatacttaaaTTATGAACATAGGTGAGATATAACCTGaggatatatattattttaatagcTCTATCGTGTGCAACATTAGAACTTCTTGTTTtcaaatgtattattttagttTGTTAATTGTATCTTATtgatatgtatataaaagtaCGACAATATATATCGCATTCTTTACCATTCTTCATGATCTTTTTAACTAGATATATAGAATTtacaaacttttttatttaaaaaaattgaatctGGAACTCAGCAAAATTAGAGACCTCTTTGTTTTGGAAgtatacaaaataatttcaacGTCTTTGAAAACCTTTAGGTACACTTTCAGTATATTTTGGTTTTTTCATGGATAAAACAGTTATacaaaaaacatttttaaaatgtgaCACTTGTATAtgcttaatttttataaaaaaaaaatttttagcaTCGTAacattattcatttttaattttttataaggtcaatcttttaaaaaacatattttacaCTAATTTTtgactaaaaaaattatccttTAGTAACAATGTTTAAATAATggtataacaaataaaataatatcttgcattttttaaacaatatataaattatttttacttattttacCTTTTTCTACTTTGTCTTTATTgctaataaaaacaattgttGATAAAAAGCATAAAACTAATTAGAAAAGCATTTTAAATcattcaatattttattaaaaatttatactaaataagaaaaaaacattattaaaaattttttgttctttAACAGTTACGTTGCATTTtgatactttttttagaaagaagaaaaatatgtaatgaaagaaatttttttttgataaaataatttaacaataaactaattttaacttggtaataaaactaaatatttaacaattttgtaaaaaaaaagggtTGAAATTTAAAGTTGGTGACCTCTTGTTTTTTTGATTGAAAATTAcgttaaaattaattttttttatcagtaaggtatatttatcattttttttataattcctgataaaaaatttttttttctgattCCCCATGTTTTTTATGCTagaaaaactaaaaaaaatttatttaaaaaagttatttgaGGAGtcacaaattttaaaagaaatgcacatttatttaataacttttttatttgattccAATtgatttacaattttttaataacactTTTATAGTTTcaacaaaaagtttttaaaatcgTTGGcttattaacataaaaaaatgcaaaaataatttttatatacctAGTTgtaacatatttataaattataaaaaaatattaaaaaaacttatttactagaaattttaaattttaacaataaataaaaattctacctttttcaaaattattataaatttattatcgataattaaatatttatttcttatgGGATATTACTATCAGTATAACATTCTGGGAGTTTTCAATacaaaagtttattaattttacaaaaatagttacttgaaatttaaaaaaaatttagtagtttaaaaaaaagtattttcttttaaaaaacaaacataaaaatatatgtctTTGTcactaaatttaaaaataaaattcaagcaaatatgttaataatgataaaaaaatatatatcaaaacatatacaaattttatattaaagttttGCTATTAATTCTTATcttgtttttataattatttaaaattaaaaaggaAGGCTgtatacaataatttttttacaaacatTAAACCTTATTGtttacttattattatttaaaaatacttttttatgatgtcaaaaagaaatatatctttagaataatttcatttattttttaattttatcgttatataatgttattaaGTTATACAAaatcacaaaaaaaattacaacattaaattaaaaaaagttgttagTATTGTGTTGttagaaattatttgatgtattaattattattaataagtttcaaattgttaaattaatgtaattttatttatattgttatagataacaaaataaatatatgtacatATGATTAGctgtaattaaaatatttgattacTAAGTTAAagtttaaagatatttttacataaaaagtATAGAATAATTTCAGAAACATTTGCATATTATATTCACAAAagtaaattgttttattaatttgtttaacATATTTGGCAAtcattttactaaaatttatcaacctaatttaaaattgctttgtaaaaaaaactaattaaaattaaatattattaatataaaatttttaaaataattaaaacattatcaaatttctttataatgTTTTGAAATATGCTGAGattgataagaaaattttatctaaaaacatttttatatagattttttttagaagaaatataatttttttttcttagaatatattaaaaagttaattattgttatgtttttatttctaagttgttaaataaaataataataaatataagaaaacaaagtttttttttaatttttattaaaataaaaaattgatttattagatttttaatttttatctttgttTCTAGTTTTATATTCTAATCGAGTAggtatatttcaaaaaaatttttaaattaataaaaaaaacttataatttttcagaatttttgttgaatataaatgtaaataattttcaataatacaatatagttataataaaagtaatgttAACTCTCTAatggataaaaattttaaattgttaatttattattatgaaaattaaaaaaaataaattttaaactttttttgtttatataatttttttagattttaaataatttaatatgttcataaatgattttttttcagtctcattatttaacattttttacgGTAAAATgctttataataaaaaattcatttactaacttttttaaacTCTTTTTTTTCGGTAAATTTAAGAGGagtttaaaactttatagCTATTTATATGCTAATTTGATAtgtgaatatttattttctttttactttttaattattgaaatttattaaaataattttttatgtttaaattaaCGCATAAAACTGTTTTAATAAGGTATGTAGGTAACACATGAACGGGATTTCGCATTGTTAGCTTATTAAAATCtgcttttttatttaagcGATCTATGCAATTGAATTGTTTACTGTAATGTTgatgtataaatttattgtattctttttactaataatttaaaaaaaaaaaacaaaaatcaatctgtttctttaatttgttaattattaaattaattttactttataacTTTACCTAGTCTTTTTACCTTTAGTTTTTTTAAgcttttataacaatttaatctaagatgttttaaatttattcactatattttttcaatttaattttatttgtaacaATATTTCTCCTCTTATATATCCATATCATCATATTAAACTTTGTTCTTTTCAATTTTACTATtcattaagtttttttttatatttcattacttattttagtagacaatagatatatatgtaataaaaacaaCTATATGAcgtattataattataaatacttttgTTCAAAACTCTATATCTTAAGAACCAATAGTCATTCTAATTCTTGTCATCATTTATTGTTTCTAGATTGatatattaatgaattataatataaacatttttaaaaataataaattttataatattagttattttatatgaatgattaatattttaaaaaaaaaattttcacaataaaattttattctaaaatttCACATTacatataatgtttttaaaatgttttaggaataaaaaaactgttaaaaaacacaattaaatatatttctaattcattaaaatatactatgattatacaattaattattataaaaaaaattttttttaatcttttaatattattttagtagtgtgtaaatattgttaatcaaatttaagcattataattttatcataaattgttagttaaaaaataattatctttaacattttgatttttataatgaacTATTTGTTATCAGTTTGTGCTTTTTAAAgcaatatattattactaaacaataatatgtaatgtaaaaatattttaaattataaattgtatttttataaataatattataatataaatcattTGTATAATACTTGATATTTAATCTTACTTattgaattaaaatattaaaattgtattgtttaaaaaaagttttaaaattaaaaaaaaatgaataatttttattattctttaatactttttagtaatataaaaaataatttaaagacAAATATATACccataatttttgatattgttATGATAATAGTCTTAAGTACATTATACatgttaaagaaaattaatgataattttttattattttatgtaaaatatattatctaataaatttcataattttatattttttaagtaacgtttttgtattttttttataagtagAATTGAGTAAAACAGaatagtatataaaaaaaaatatttgttttaagataattatttgaggatgacataatatataattatatacttataaaatcataaattacaaataataagTTATCACATTAAAtacttaataaataaaacaaaattttgattttttcaTTACATTATGTCCTAAAATTGTGTAATAATTGCATAAAAATGtattctaatatttttttaaatgtataatattagataattgataataattattgatcttgaatgaaattttatcatttttgatGAAATATTTCTTGATAAAAATCGTTTAAATGCTTgcataattattaaattattaatcctTTTTAAAATCTATATATTACCTTAGtagttatcatttttaattgacaataaatacatttaatacattttttttgtttaatattatataaatttttatcttaagtaattttaaacatttttattgtaatttataACTATAAACTTTATTGAAGCAgcatatttaaatatcttgGTATATATTagtttacttttaaattaaataatgtaaaattttttattagatttaaaacacttatttaaatattgaaaaagtattgctaaataaacataataatttttttttttttcacaaccttttaattaactaataaaattaaaattttaattttatattttaatacatttaaatttacctctcatttaaattatataaaatttttataggtaatttttttttctttataaaaaaaattatgaagatttttaaaaaattaagaaaagaaaatgttGATATGCAAAATATAACAGATAGGGTTAAAAAAAACTCAACATCAGATTTTGAAGAAGAATTACAAAAaccaaataatttatcaccTAAACCCGTTGCTTTATGGGATCTCGTATGTTTTAActtattttctaattataatgatataaaaaaattttttttagtatagatacgcaaataaaattgattatattttactttttgttGGAATTTGTCTTGGATTAATTCAAGGAGCTTTTAATTCTGTATCatctattatatttaaaaatttgttggatgttttaataaaaggtGAAGCTGAATATGAAATGGgtgtatttaataaaaaccaATTTCATCATGATGGAATGCATGCTGTATATATGTATGTAGGATTTGGAGCTGCTGTATTTGTTCTTGCATCTATTtctgtaaattttttttccttttaaataaccattaatattaaaaaattatagacAGCATGTTGGCATGTTATATCTGAAAGACAGGTACAtcaaataagaaaaaaatatttggcTGCAATTTTACGGCAAAATATTGCTTGGTTTGATGTTAATAATACTGGTTCTTTAACAACAAAAATGTCTGATGGTTTAGATAGAATAAAAGATGGTACTGGTGATAAAGTTggtttatttgttatttacACGGCAAATTTTATTGCTGGTATGTCAGTTGCATTTTCATATAGTTGGAAAATGTCACTTATTATGGTTGCATTTGTTCCAATTATATTTGGATGTCTCTCTgcaatatcatttttatcaaaaaaatatgttaaaagaGAATCAGAAGCATATAGTGAGGCTGGTTCTGTGGCAGAAGAAGTTATTAATGGTATAAGAACTGTTATTGCATTTAATGgacaaaaaaatgaaattaatagGTATTCTAACTTTTTATCTAAAGCTGCTAATAGTGGAACAATTAAAGGAGGAATAGTAGCATGTAATATGGGTTTAATGATGTTATTTATGTTTGTTGCAATGGCTGTATCATTTTACTTTGGAACACATTTAGTAATTGATAATGAAATTGAATCTGGTATGGTATTTGCAGTTTTTTGGGCATTTATTGGAGGTGTCTTTTCATTAGGACAAGCAGCTCCACAAATAGCTGTTATTATGGCTGCAAGACAAGCTGGTGGtgaaatttttgaaataattgaTAGAAAACCAGAAATTGATGCATTAGCTGAAGAAGGAAAAATTTTAGCTAATCCAAAAGGAAATATAGTTTTTTCtaacattaaatttagaTATCCAACAAGACCAGATGTTGAAGTATTAAAAGGAATATCATTTGAAGTTAATGAAGGTCAATCTGTTGCTTTAGTTGGACATAGTGGATGTGGTAAATCAACAACAGTTGGATTATTATTACGTTATTATTCTATTGAAAGTGGAAAATTAACTTTTGATGGTACACCAATTGAAGAACTTAATATTAATTGGTTAAGAGAAACAATTGGTATTGTTTCACAAGAACCTGTATTATTTTCTGATACAATTTCaatgaatattaaatttgGTAGATTAAATGTTTCTGATgaagaaattataaatgcATGTAAAATGGCAAATGCTCAtgattttataatgaaacttcctaataaatataatacaataattGGAGATGGTGGTGTTCAATTATCTGGTGGTATGAAGCAACGTGTTGCTATTGCTAGAGTTTTAGTTAGAAAtccaaaaattttattacttgaTGAAGCAACAAGTGCTCTTGATTCTGAATCTGAATATTTAGTACAAAAAGCATTAGAAAATGCTAGTTATAATAGAACGACAATTGTTATAGCACATAAATTATCAACAATTAAGAATTGTGATAAGATTATTGTATTTGATAATGGAAATATTGTTGAAAGTGGTACACATAATGATCTTTTAAGTAATCCTGATGgtttatatacaaaattagTAAATGCTCAACAAATTGAAGAATTAAatgatgaatataaaaaagatgtaGTTTCTGAGTTAGGTttacataataatttatcatctAAATTTGATAGAAATTGTACAAAACGATTAAGTAAAAGATTAAGTATATCAATGTCTATAGCATCTGAAGaacaatatataattgatGAATTGCAAGAAGAACTTGAAGAAGAAAAAGTAATAGAATCATCTATTttagatattattaaatttgcAAAAGAAGAACATCTTTATC
Proteins encoded in this window:
- a CDS encoding LP14331p, encoding MKIFKKLRKENVDMQNITDRVKKNSTSDFEEELQKPNNLSPKPVALWDLYRYANKIDYILLFVGICLGLIQGAFNSVSSIIFKNLLDVLIKGEAEYEMGVFNKNQFHHDGMHAVYMYVGFGAAVFVLASISTACWHVISERQVHQIRKKYLAAILRQNIAWFDVNNTGSLTTKMSDGLDRIKDGTGDKVGLFVIYTANFIAGMSVAFSYSWKMSLIMVAFVPIIFGCLSAISFLSKKYVKRESEAYSEAGSVAEEVINGIRTVIAFNGQKNEINRYSNFLSKAANSGTIKGGIVACNMGLMMLFMFVAMAVSFYFGTHLVIDNEIESGMVFAVFWAFIGGVFSLGQAAPQIAVIMAARQAGGEIFEIIDRKPEIDALAEEGKILANPKGNIVFSNIKFRYPTRPDVEVLKGISFEVNEGQSVALVGHSGCGKSTTVGLLLRYYSIESGKLTFDGTPIEELNINWLRETIGIVSQEPVLFSDTISMNIKFGRLNVSDEEIINACKMANAHDFIMKLPNKYNTIIGDGGVQLSGGMKQRVAIARVLVRNPKILLLDEATSALDSESEYLVQKALENASYNRTTIVIAHKLSTIKNCDKIIVFDNGNIVESGTHNDLLSNPDGLYTKLVNAQQIEELNDEYKKDVVSELGLHNNLSSKFDRNCTKRLSKRLSISMSIASEEQYIIDELQEELEEEKVIESSILDIIKFAKEEHLYLIFSTIFSFIRGMTFPIFSIVYGQMFKTLTLSDNSQKLHAAGNDAIYFTLIGIFSAISTAISGFLISKAGEHLTCRLRISLFKNILSQNGTYFDNIKHAPGKLTNRLATDAPNVRAAIDQRLADVLQSIAAIIGSIVIAFCYGPNMAPIGILTAGSLIGLQTLVSQYLKRRGLKDSILAENPAKLASEVIDKYKTVQYLCKEKYFIEKFNNLMEVPHKRNLIRGVIAAVTFGLNSSYVMLNFGIAYRYGIWLVEAGHSTPYTVFQVIESLNCATMSLLSFATYFPEYVRARLSAGLIFYMLSLKPEINSYSEDGKKTNITGKISLKNVAFNYPNAKDNNVLNKITLDIPSGKSVALVGPSGCGKSTIIQLIERLYDPDSGSLIFDNENQKDINLQHLRSEMALVGQEPILFNLTIKDNIGYGLQNYTIEDVIAAAKLANAHNFILNLPLQYETPIKSSTLSGGQKQRIAIARAIIRKPKILLLDEATSALDTESEKIVQQALDNVQIGRTTISVSHRLSSICNYDIIVVIKDGKIIEKGNHQELLSINGLYASLISKQNLK